The DNA region TGATGTTCCTTTTAATATGTCTTTCTTTCAGAGAGAGACTCTGGAGTCAGAACCATGAATGTGTTCATTAAAAAATTCTGGAGTGTTTGGAATTGTCAGACAGCAGCACAGAACTGTTCTATTCTGAGTTATTCTTTTCTGTTCTCTTAGAGCTGTCTTTTAATTCAAGTTGCCCACAAGAAAAACAATGAACTCTGTTCTGTTCCTGCCCCACCTACTTCTCTCTCAGCCTTCCCCTTCATAGCACCTCCCTGCCCACACCTTGTGCAAAATTGGGGTGCAGTTGTTTCTGTGATTATgaattttctggctttttaGGGCAGGTAAGCTGCATTCTCAGTACAGGGAACTGGTAATCCAAGATGATCTATGGTGGATGCTACAAGAGTTAGCTTGAACCTGGTGATGGAAACCAatcccagctggcagctgtTCATGGGCCCCTGTGAAATGTATTGGTGGTCTCAGCCCCCTCTTATTTATGAGCAGGTCATAAATGGGATCCATATCCAGACCTTCAGCAGAAAAACTAAAAATTGATtgagcagcctgggcactgaTCTCCTCTGTCATCCCTGGAGACAACAAACCAGAGAGTAACTGTGAGTGAATATGTTAGGATGAATTTTTCTAGTATTTCTCCTAGGCTGGaagttaattatttttaaggtcccacccaacccaaaacattctaaGATTCTGTGATGCTACAGTAATTATTCCCTGTATAATCAGTTTTCAATCTTCTTTGCCTTGGAAAGAACTTCACTAATGTACAGAAgctttttgggtggtttttgaTTTGCTGGTGTGTTTCTAATAGATATTGAGCTGCAGCTTTTGCATTTATCTGATCCTTCCTTACAGCTATAGCCCTTGCTGGAAGCCTTACAGCCCAGAGAACCCAATAAACTGAGGAATAATGGAGGAATTGCCAGTGTTTGGCATTTAGAAGAGCTGGACCCCACTGCCCATGGCTGTGGTGAtagctgaaaaaatgcagatggTTTCCTAGCACGGGGAATATTTATCAGTCTGGGCATGGATGCTGTGTTTGGCCACAGCAGAACAGCCCGTGAGGAGGGCAAAGCCTGTTGTGTGTCCTGCAGGAGCCCTCAGAaccagccccactgccctgcccaggcccccagccctgctgtccccccaCAGCTGGCTGGGCTCTCCCCTGGGTCACATCTGCTTCCCCTTTACCTCAGGGAACAAACCCGTGGAAATACATAGGATTGTTCTGAATATTTCCATTCGATCTGCAAGTGTTGAAagcctcctccaggcacctCACGTTATGTGGAAGATTGCCCATTACTGCTCAGAATAACACTTATTTcatgtggaggaggaggaggagggaatcTGTTTATTCCAAAATCAATATTTCTACATTCATTAAACATTCCACTTATTAACTTCTTTTTTCCATGCCTGTGGTGGCATTCTATCCTTGTTTTTATCCTCACTACAAGTATATTTTTCACTTAATTTCCATTCCTATTTCCAAATTTTAGTTCTTTGAATTAGCTGATAGGAGCTTGACAGGTCTGGAGTGTGGGTGTGTGGGAGAGTGTCTAACATTGCCCTAATTTCCCCCCTTCCATATCCTGGGATCTAAACCAGGGTGGCTGAGTGCAGAAATCTGCCTGGCAAATTAAATTGATCAGACAACGTATGCTTCAAACAGAGTCAAGTGGGAATATTTtcttgagctgctctgctcctcaggaTATTAGAAATCAGTATTGAATTTGAACTTTCACaggcttttttattttgatgaaaGGAGACAGTAGAAGTTGCCTTCTGTTTCATGCAGAATAGCCCAAACTAAGTAAGACTAATTTTCTGTGACACGAGAACCAGGTGGGACTATGATAATGaagtttaaaagtaaaaatgataaagaaaaaagtaatcTGTCTGGAAGGGAACTCAAAAGGCATTGCAGCTCATTATCCTGCCCCAAGTAAGGATAACACTGTGGTTAAAACACTTCTGTAATCCTTTGGAATCACAGATTTTATTCTTTACTGCAGAACAAGAACTATATTGTCTTAGGCAAGCTGGTTGGGCCCTTATTCAAAGATATTTAATGAAGCCTAGTTCTGACTGAGTTTTAGTGAGCATTAGATTCTTAGATATCATTGTAGCTCTTTCCCCAATCTTGCTCTGTCTCAGCCTCCAGACTTAAGAATGGTGATAAAAGCAGTCCTGCCCTTTCATTTGAGATGATTATCTTGAATATTAAAATAACATGGTCTGGTAAGGTATTGCACTGCAGTGCCATAGGTTGGTGCAGGAGTAGAGGCTCCAGGAGTAGAAGGTGTTCCTGCTTGGGAAGGATTAATCtgttctgtcagtgctggtCCAGACCAAGCAGATTTCCAAACATTTCTGTGTGAGTAGGAAATGATACAACTTCCCTTTCCAGCTCCTGAGCTGAGTCTTCATGCAGGGCCTTGTTTGGAGTCTGGCTGCCAGTCCCAGCATGGGAACTGGGAAGAGGGAGACCTTGGAGGCACTTACCTGAATTCTGGAATTTCTTGAGACAGCAGGCAGGGAATTCTAGCTCATACCTTCAAGTGACACCACTGCACACCAAGGGCTGTcacccctgagctctgcagagccagcatGGCAGGGGAGAGGTCCCTGTGTGACATGGCCTGGCATCCTTTGAGGTGGAGGTGACCCTGCCCCAGGAACAGGCAGCTCCTTGGGGAGCCAGCAGTGCACCAGGCAGGATGCTGGGCCACACTTTGGGTCCCTCAACTTTTTAAAGGCAGCACAGTGACAAACTGTCCTGGTTTGTCTGAGTTATCAGGTcccaggacacagcagggagtGTCAAACAGCCTCAATCTGTTAATAAGGCAGCAATTTTTATAAATaagtatatatgtatatattcaaTCATATGTATATCTAAATCTATCTGTCTATAAGATTGAATTTTAAAACCTTGTAATAACAAAGCACAATCCTCTTGTATTACTTGACTGTGTAGTTTTCACCTTCTGTTGAAGATGTAATTTGTTTTCATGGATGCTTAACAGACAAAGGAATATATATTTGATCTTCTTATTTGTATTACAGGCTCCCAAAAAGGCAAAGAAGAAGATAGAAGGTGGTTCCAATGTTTTCTCCATGTTTGAACAAACCCAGATCCAGGAGTTCAAAGAGGTTGGTCCCTACTCTGCTGTTCTCTATAGTCTCCTGTTATTGCTAATGAATAACATAGGTTTTGTTTGTAATCCTTATTCAATTCTCCATCTGCTTTAATAGAACACACAGTTGTTTTCTGAATCATCTCTGTGGTTTTGGCTGGTAGAtcattttccttgtgtgtttgtttgttctttctttcattctttctttctttacttCCCTCACTCACTCCCCTGTTTCGCTCTAGACTTATTTGAAAAGCACCCAAgcccccaccccaaaataaaggaaaagcaTCAGCTCATCCACTTCAGCCCTGATTCAGGAAAACACTTGAGCACATGTTTAAAGTTAAGTGGTATTTTAAATAAGAATAGTCTTATGTGCTCAAGTATTGTCCTGAACAGAGATGCCAGGCTGAACCAGGGCTTTCATTCCTGCTCTGTTCCACATCAGcaacagaaaatatttgtcTGTGCCCTTCTAAAGCTGCCCACaaaggagaaatgaaaatgCCAAGGAGCCCTCAGCTTTCTCCACAAATGCCAATAAAACAAGACAACATGTGGAGATGAAGTAAGCAACTTTCAGCTCCCAAGGGATTTGGTGTTCCAGGCACTGTAGTTTTTTGACCAGTTACCTGTGAGGAGGTAAAACTGATGGGTGGCCTAAAAGCTGGAGAATATAAAACACAGATAATCTCTTTGATGAGTTTCTGCTCTTTTTCTGTGGGGACAAATTAGAGAGTCCATGAGACCATCACATTCTGCACTGGTTTGTCATTTTAAATtactgattttttccccattttttctaaCTCATGTCTCCAAAGCAATTTCCAGTGTGATAAATGTCTGCTGTTTCACGTTGTGCTTTCACGTGGCTTTCAAGTTTACTTTTCTTGAGGATTCCCACCAGGAAAGCTCAGTGATGGACAAGACCAAACCCAAGGAAAGGCCTGGGGATATGACCCAGCAAAATTAATTGGAATCACTAATCACTTCCTCACAGTCAATGGGAATGTTTGACTCTCTTCTCCCACTTCTTCCCTATATCCTAGGAACCtccattttattttctccagGAATTACTGTTTGAAGATGGCTCAGCACAAACAACTGGACAGAATGGCATTATTTGTTCTTCTTTAAATAAGATAATACCAGGAGCATTTCTAGGGGGATGGTGGCAGAATAATGGCAAAAGCAGGAGGCAGTGGAGTGGTCGAGTGAAACCCAAAACCATGTTGTGTCTAAGAACTGCATATCTGGGACACATATTTCTGAAAACCTGGTTTGGATTAGAATATTTTTATCTAGAGATTTCAACCAGCTCATCAGCAAATGTTTCAGCATTGCTGTTATGTTATTTAAAATTCATCCATTACAGTGCCTGATGCTCTTCCTGTCTCCTGTGAGCTGCCTGGGTTTGGCTTTGCTCTTCATATCTTCTTTCCCTTTTGCTTCTGAATTATGGGGAATCACCATTTAAAGCAAGGGCAAAACATCTCCAAAGAGTTGGGCTTAATTTTTTGTAAGGGGATTGATTGGAAGGTAAATATAAGATTATGAACATAATACTGAATGGAGCCTCATGGGCAAActgggctgtgagcagtgaGGCTTTGCAAGAAACTGGAGGAGAAAATACCTGAAGATTTGTGGAGATAACTTGTTCATGGGAAGAAATGCACTCTGTAGGGCAGCAGACTTTAAAACTCTGCAAGTTACTGCAATCTCAGGGGAGCTCTGTCTGAAGAAAGAATAATTCCTGGCCATTGCAAAGATACTGTCCCATATTGATGTGCCTGTCAGACAGATAACCAGCTTCAGAGTCATGCCAGGATCAACTCATATTCCCCATGGCATGACCAGGGGAATTTCAGGTCATTAAAATCTTTCCAAATCAATGAAACATTATGAGTGTGATGGCAGCCAAGAGATGGACACACAAATGGGTAAACAGAGAGATGAGCAGTTAGCTGGCTTGGTAAACAGTGGTTAGAGCACACCAAGTCTGTGTtggctgaaaataaaaataaaaacaaatgttttATCCATCAAAAGTTAAATTTTGCCTGACAACGGTATTTAAGGTCAGCACATCAGTGTCAGtcagagcacacagcacagtCTCAAAGATGCTGTGTattggaaaggggaaaaaactttGAATAAACAATCTTATGGAACTTACATTTCTCTGTACTTTTGAAAGTTCAGCTATCTCTGTGTGATGGATCATTCTAAGGCTCAGGAGGAATCGACTTCAGGTTGATAGCAGAGAGATATCcacagaaatgaaatgttttacagaaacatttcagCCTCGTTCAAAGAATGGAGTATGGGGAAGGTATAAACACAGAGCAAACTCTGGCTAAATCTACCCTGACTAAAGCCTCCCTAATTCAAACTTTTATGGGTTAAGGGCtgaatggctggagctgccagcattGGCTTCAGCCCAATGCACGCTGCACTGAGCATTAATTTAGTAAGAAGAAGTTTGGGTGGGTTTAATTAAGCCCCTTGCCAAGATACAGTAATGTGTTGAAAGTGAGGAAAGTGCAATGATGTGGAGGAATCACAGGAAGTTAAATATTCCTTTTTACAGCATGAATATCATCCTCCCATGGACTGATGTGTGTGACTGGAGCACTGTTCTGTGCAATGGAAATGGCAATTcctgttccttttccttcccacagGCTTTTACCATCATGGATCAGAACAGGGATGGCTTTATTGACAAAGCAGATTTGAGAGACACATTTGCTGCACTAGGTAAACTAACAATTCAATACTTAAGAGATATGCTGTCTCAGTTTCAAGCACAGAAGAAAGGTTGGTATTAGAATGACAGTGGGGGAAGAAATGAGATACACAGGGGCAAAAGGAAAGCTGTTGTGTTTGACCTTCCTCCCTGTGGTGGTTGGGAtctcagctccagctgggaagtgtcctgagcagggagtggaaTGAAGATCTGATCCCTCCCCTGCAACTATTTCAGAAGAAGCCCACCCAAGCAGGGGTCCATGCCAGGCATTTCTGATTTGCCTGTGAACCCAGGctttttcatctgggagccatggAATATGCACTGATTAGCACTGCAGTCATGGACTagctgcccctctgcccacACAAACCCAGGAGGGCTCCATGTGAAGTTCTGGGAGTTTGTGTGGGGTGAAATGTGCATGTCATGAGATTAGGTATTGTCCATTCCATGGCTATCACAACCTTGATGATATCAAACACATTAGAGCAAATCTtcccaaggaaagaaaaaaattcaagcgCTCATGATCCCAAACCTGGAGTTGTATCCTTCTTGCAGCATTTGAGGCTTGAACAGTGATGTAGGCATTTGGGCTTTTGCCATCTGGAGCTTATTAAAAAGAGCTTGATAAGAATCTTTAGTGCTCCCCGGGGTGGAATCAGACGCCAGCAGAGTCAGTGCAAGGAGCAGAAGCTCCTGAACTCTTTATTGTGACAATGAGGTTTGCAAACTTTGGCCTGTAGCTACTGTTAccctgaaatatttatttcttcagGCCAAGTTCTGCTATCTTTCCTGTTCAGTGAAGCCTTTCAATGCCTATAAAGTACATTCACAGCAAATTACCACTCAATTTGAGGAGGGCTGCCAGGGTCTAAACTCTCATCAATAGGGCTGCACAAGGATGGGGAAGGGATCTCATCCATCTGCCCTCTACTCAGAGAGGTGTCTCAATATCCAGGAGGGCAAAGTCTGAGACCTTGGATTCACTTCAGTCACTTTGATCTCTGCTATATTAATATCAGTGGGGCCCATATTTCACCTGAGgtaaaaaaaaagccccaactcAAAAGCATTTTATTTGGAAGTTCCCCTTTCGTCCACTGCTGGCCATGTCTGTGTTATTTATCCTTCTTGCTCCTTCAGTCACCCTTTGAtctcagagccagctctgccaatTTCTTTTTCACTGGGGTATTTGGGAGTTGTGTTCTACCATGTTATTAGCAAAgttgcacagagccctgagctccccagtggGAGGAGATGAATGGGAATCGTTTTTTGAAACACAATTTGTGATTTATTATGAAAAATGATCTCTGCTGCAGGTCGTCTGAATGTCAAGAATGAAGAGCTTGAAGACATGGTGAAGGAGGCGCCAGGTCCCATTAACTTCACTGTCTTCCTTACTATGTTTGGGGAAAAGCTGAAAGGTAAGTACCTCTGGGGGATTGGAGAGGTATCTGTCAAAGATCCTCAGCACTGAAATATCTCAGCACCTTGCAAATTACAATAATGTCTCCACAGAACAGTGCTTAGAGGCAAGGAGGGATCTCCAGTTTTGCAGACAGAGGGGAAGAATGAAAGGCTGAGGGACGGTGCAGAGGACAATTCAAAGGTGTGATTTAGCTTACATAAACTAACATGAAAGGGCTGAGTTGGGGTCCAGAAAGTGATGAAACCTCAGCAGCCTGGAGCACAGTGCAGGGGAGTTATTCACCGTCCAAAGGCTCCTGGGCTGAACTCATGCTCATGCTCTAGTTATAGCACTCCCTGTGTTAGCTGGTTTTAAGTTGTTTTTGAAAAACCCAGCCTTTTTGCACTTTTGTCACATTAAGCAAATATGGGCTTTcctcattttctgtatt from Zonotrichia albicollis isolate bZonAlb1 chromosome 22, bZonAlb1.hap1, whole genome shotgun sequence includes:
- the MYL10 gene encoding myosin regulatory light chain 10; amino-acid sequence: MAPKKAKKKIEGGSNVFSMFEQTQIQEFKEAFTIMDQNRDGFIDKADLRDTFAALGRLNVKNEELEDMVKEAPGPINFTVFLTMFGEKLKGTDPEETILNAFKIFDPEGKGRIKADYIKEMLMTQADRFSQEEINQMFAAFPPDVSGNLDYKNLCYVITHGEEKD